Genomic DNA from Trichoderma asperellum chromosome 5, complete sequence:
TCAATCCGTCCATTGCCCACCAAAGCACCCGTGAAATACCCCAATGTCCAGACATCCTTCGGCAAGGAGCCCGCAGAGGCGCGAGCCATTCGCGAGCACCGCCAGCGTGCCGTAAAGCAAGTCTTCACCAAATGCTGGACATCCTACAGAGAATATGCCTGGAAATCAGACGAGCTGGCGCCAGTGTCCGGCGGCAAGAAGAATCCCTTCGGCGGCTGGGCGGCCACCCTGGTCGACGCCCTCGACACGCTCTGGATCATGGACATGAAGCCCGAATTCGACGAGGCCGTccaggccgccgccaccattgACTTCTCCAAGACAGACCTGGACCAAGTCAATGTCTTTGAAACCAACATCCGCTACTTGGGGGGCTTCATCTCTGCCTTTGACCTCAGCGGCGATGAGCGCCTGCTCCACAAGGCCGTCGAGGTCGGCGAGATGCTCTACAAGGCATTCGACACGCCGAACCGGATGCCCATCACCAGGTGGGCCATCCACGCCGCCGTCAGCGGTAAAAGGCAGACCGCGCCGCCGAGCCTGCTGATCGCTGAGATTGGCAGCCTGACCATGGAGTTTACGCGGCTCTCAATCATCACGGAAGACGCAAAGTGGTTCGACGCCGTGCAGCGCATCATGGACGCCATGGCGGATCAGCAAGATTCAACGGCGCTGCCTGGGCTCTGGCCGCTCGTCGTCAGTGCAAAGGATCAAATCTTTAATATCGGCAACATGTTTACCTTGGGCGCCATGGCCGACAGCGCATACGAATATCTGCCAAAGATGTCAGCCCTGATGGGGGGCCAGCTCCCCATCTATCAAAAAATGTATGAAAAAGCCGCCACAGCAGCCATCAAGCACGCCTTATACCGGCCAATGACGCCCCAAAACGAGGATATCCTCGTTTCAGGCGCGGTAAAGTCAGAAAACGGCGAGGTTACCCTCGACGCTCAGGGACAGCACCTCGTGTGCTTCCTAGGTGGCCTATTAACGCTTGGAGGCAGATTGTTCAACAGAGCCCAGGATATATCTGCCGCCACCAAGCTGGTCGACGGCTGCATCTGGACATACAAAGCTTTACCGCACGGCATCATGCCCGAAACTTTCCACATGTTCCCCTGTCCCTCTCGCGACGGCTGCGAATGGGACGAGGAGGCATGGAAGAAGGAGGTCCTCCGCCTTGCCAAGGACAAACAAGCCACCAGCGTCGACGACATCATCAAGCGAGATCGCCTCCCGCCAGGCTTCGCTTCCATCCCAGACCGTCGATACATTCTCCGTCCAGAAGCCATCGAGagcgtcttcatcctctACCGAGCCACAGGCCGGGCCGACCTCCTCGACTCCGCATGGACCATGTTCGAATCCATCAACAGGACGACGAGCACCAAGCTCGCCAACTCGGCCGTGTGGGATGTCACTGTGCCTCAGGACCAGCAACCCGAACGGGCGAATTCTATGGAATCGTTTTGGCTCGGCGAGACGCTCAAGTACTTTTACTTGATCTTTAGCGAGACTGATGTGATAAGTCTGGACGAATATGTGTTTAACACAGAGGCACATCCGTTTAAGAGACTTGTTCcatgaaagcaaagaagaagaggagaaaaaaagaacggtGCCATTTTAACATaatcattttttttaacgTCATGAAACTTTGTTGACTTTTGGGTATTACTACTTTTCGAAGGGTTTCTAGATTTTAACAGGACAAGCTGGGAGTTTGCATGCATGGGAACGGAGTAGATGTAGCTTGCTTCAGGATGGGGCATTACATGTGTAAGTTTTTGCATGACCAAGGTCTAGAATGAACGTGATTACCAGTGTAACCAGTGCTTGCATCATCACTCCAGTGATGTATTTATATCTAAGCTGTGAAAGCGTCAAAGATGCTACTACAATTGACCAAGCAATGTAGCTTCCGTCAACAAGCATCTAATCACAGCATCGTCATATTCTTCACAGATGCCTCAACAAACATCAAACATTAACCAGATACGCACACTAGCGTCACGATAGTAAAACTCGCATCGAATGTTAAGACATCTAATCTTTTTCATATTCgtctactataaaaaaaagaagcagcttgtAAACCAGCAGTAGACACTAACGAGACTACCACGCCTCAGAAAACAAAATCCAACAAGGATAAAAAACTGTCTCACAACAAGTAAGAATTTCTTCCGATatcaaagaggagaaaagtcCATCTGCAAATTAAAACTCCCGCATCCCATCTCgaatcagaaaaaaaaaaatatccacCTTCCCGAGAGCAAAACGGAAAGGGCATTAGAACGCCATATCCCCCAGCAAGATGATAATAATGATAAAAAACGAAACCCGTTTTTTCCTCTCAATGCGCTATAGCAAGACCCATCCAAAAAAAGCGAAAGACGTAACATCccagttattttttaatgttCGGTAATCATCATCGTATGTTTGATCCTGTATGTCAAGGAATCAAAAGCTtcgacaaaggaaaaaaggggagCTTAGTAAAAAGTAGGTTATGTgataagaagaagtagaatgAGAAAATACACGTGCTCGTTTAGAAGCCGAAGAGTAAAGGTTGTTTATGCGAAGTAGGTTTCGAAGCATCTTGAAACTACCGCAGTGAGTTGAAATTGATCTCCCCGGTCATCGCATTCATACTGTGAAAGTGCTGGGGCTGGCCAGGCATGGCAAAACTGTCTTGTCTTTGTGGCGATTGTCGGACATTCATCATGCCGTTCATGTGGTGAGTAGGTTGCATCCCGCCTGGCCGCATGTTCTGTGGTGTCATGCCCATGTGCGGTTGGCCCATTGCGTCGTGGATATGATTAGGCGATTGTTGGTTCAtgtgttggtgatgctgtTGGGGTGGAGGCGGGTGGGTTCCCATTGGGCTCATAACCATTTCAGACATTGGCGTAACAGAGAAGCCGTTGATGCCGTGAGGATACTCCATAGTAGGAGACATCATTGGTGGAGAGCTGACAAAAGAGTTTGCAATCTCAGAAGACTGGCGAGCGCCAGGCGGAGTGTTGCCAGAGTTTGAGGTGGCATGAGAGTCTGGAGTGCCTCCCGTCATTTCCATGGTGTACTTCTTCTCGTACTCTTCAACGGAAAACTTGCGGTCGTATTCGGCGtccatcatctgcatctggGGAGGCTGGGCCATGCCAGCGCTGCCAAATCCGTCAAAGATGTCGACATTGGCCATAGCCGCCGTCTCGGGGACGTTCTGGAGCATTGGGTTCGCAAGGCGTGGGAGCACTTCGCTAACCTTGCTCATGAGAAGGGGAAGGAAACGGTAGTCGCCGTTTCTGGAGGCGGCAACAATAGTGATGATTTGGCTGAGGTGCTCTTGAGGCCCAATTGCGAAGGGATCGCGAGACGCGGGCTGCATAGCCAGATACTCAGTCATAGAATACGTGCCTTCGACAAGCTTCTCAAGCAGTCCAGAGTTCAATAGCTCCATACCCTGGCCAGGGAACTGCGAGGCCATGTTCATGAGCATCTCTCTGGATACGTTCATGGGGAACTGGAAGGACATGGATCCCTCAGTGGCGACGGCTCCGCCGTTGCTCAGCTGCCATACAGTGTTCTTGAGCCACTGCTGGTTAGTGTTGAGGTCGTTCCATGCTGGGTCATGGCAGGCCAGTGTCTGAACGGCATCATTAAGCTGCTTCTGCAGGCCACTGATGTACTGAGGGGAGAGGTGGCTCC
This window encodes:
- a CDS encoding uncharacterized protein (CAZy:GH47), which translates into the protein MPVVRRRSIAWIALIATLTLFYFWNASTRSPPPSYTDANSRAAQGGADFWKLIPVHYPPQSIRPLPTKAPVKYPNVQTSFGKEPAEARAIREHRQRAVKQVFTKCWTSYREYAWKSDELAPVSGGKKNPFGGWAATLVDALDTLWIMDMKPEFDEAVQAAATIDFSKTDLDQVNVFETNIRYLGGFISAFDLSGDERLLHKAVEVGEMLYKAFDTPNRMPITRWAIHAAVSGKRQTAPPSLLIAEIGSLTMEFTRLSIITEDAKWFDAVQRIMDAMADQQDSTALPGLWPLVVSAKDQIFNIGNMFTLGAMADSAYEYLPKMSALMGGQLPIYQKMYEKAATAAIKHALYRPMTPQNEDILVSGAVKSENGEVTLDAQGQHLVCFLGGLLTLGGRLFNRAQDISAATKLVDGCIWTYKALPHGIMPETFHMFPCPSRDGCEWDEEAWKKEVLRLAKDKQATSVDDIIKRDRLPPGFASIPDRRYILRPEAIESVFILYRATGRADLLDSAWTMFESINRTTSTKLANSAVWDVTVPQDQQPERANSMESFWLGETLKYFYLIFSETDVISLDEYVFNTEAHPFKRLVP
- a CDS encoding uncharacterized protein (EggNog:ENOG41); this encodes MTQAVKRACDACHRRKVKCDGINPCRNCSSAQLSCTYNAIPQKKGPKGSRAKVISELRETQRQTSLSAKVQNRMNGIPCPPAAQSLAPTPGMLTSDMVKECSQFFFDHMNAQAPILDRRQVEQQILYMEQNRDAYCLMTSMCAFVMLQPGMTMPAGDPYNLDMVPGANIISSQLLLEETLRVRKGYEYLEQITVNALATNFFLFGCYYGQEAHEKAWYYLREATTMIQMIGMDKEDYYLQFDISEASRLRRLYWLFYVIERAYAIQRQRPLTLQATIKLPTLGDDPTDPLSHQLNGFILLINLFRPFDDAFTNTWNKTRSHLSPQYISGLQKQLNDAVQTLACHDPAWNDLNTNQQWLKNTVWQLSNGGAVATEGSMSFQFPMNVSREMLMNMASQFPGQGMELLNSGLLEKLVEGTYSMTEYLAMQPASRDPFAIGPQEHLSQIITIVAASRNGDYRFLPLLMSKVSEVLPRLANPMLQNVPETAAMANVDIFDGFGSAGMAQPPQMQMMDAEYDRKFSVEEYEKKYTMEMTGGTPDSHATSNSGNTPPGARQSSEIANSFVSSPPMMSPTMEYPHGINGFSVTPMSEMVMSPMGTHPPPPQQHHQHMNQQSPNHIHDAMGQPHMGMTPQNMRPGGMQPTHHMNGMMNVRQSPQRQDSFAMPGQPQHFHSMNAMTGEINFNSLR